A portion of the Zootoca vivipara chromosome 6, rZooViv1.1, whole genome shotgun sequence genome contains these proteins:
- the LOC118087362 gene encoding beta-1,4-galactosyltransferase 3: MLQLRGRYLLLFLGVQLVVMALLYHDGYRKRVAYFLGIFYKGGTLTILSSLHNISLPGDVYANLSLIPRPPLPPEELPYCPEASPFLGGPIRVTFPTGLSLDDIVRKNPLVSKGGRYHPPDCDAVHKTAVIIPHRNREQHLKYLLYYLHPFLQRQQLTYGIYIIHQAENYTFNRAKLLNVGFKEAMKDEDWDCMFFHDVDLIPEDDRNVYTCDRFPKHVAVAMDKFGYKLPYKSYFGGVSALSPEQYMKMNGFPNNYWGWGGEDDDIAVRVALSGMVIARPSTQYGRYRMIKHGHDKGNEQNPKRFNLLAKTRRTWKQDGMNTLEYQLLSKKLHPLYTNITVFIGTEKGMRHSM, from the exons ATGCTGCAGTTGCGTGGCCGCTACCTGCTGCTCTTCCTAGGGGTGCAGCTGGTGGTGATGGCTCTGCTGTACCACGATGGCTACCGCAAGCGTGTTGCCTATTTCCTGGGCATCTTCTACAAGGGGGGCACATTGACTATATTGTCCAGCCTACACAACATTTCGCTGCCAGGGGACGTCTACGCCAACCTCAGCCTGATTCCCCGGCCCCCTCTGCCCCCAGAGGAACTTCCTTACTGTCCAGAGGCATCTCCTTTCCTTG GAGGCCCCATTCGGGTGACTTTCCCCACAGGGCTGTCTCTGGATGACATTGTGCGGAAGAATCCCCTTGTGAGCAAAGGGGGACGCTACCATCCGCCCGACTGTGATGCAGTCCACAAAACAGCCGTCATCATCCCCCACCGCAACCGAGAGCAACACCTCAAGTACCTGCTCTACTACCTGCACCCTTTCCTGCAGCGGCAGCAGCTAACCTATGGCATCTACATCATCCATCAG GCTGAGAACTACACTTTTAACCGGGCCAAACTCTTGAATGTGGGCTTCAAGGAAGCTATGAAAGACGAGGACTGGGACTGTATGTTCTTCCACGATGTGGACCTTATCCCCGAAGATGACCGCAATGTGTACACCTGTGACCGTTTCCCCAAGCATGTGGCTGTTGCCATGGACAAGTTTGGCTACAA GCTTCCATACAAGTCCTACTTTGGAGGGGTTTCTGCACTCAGTCCAGAGCAATACATGAAGATGAATGGCTTTCCCAACAACTATTGGGGCTGGGGCGGTGAAGATGACGACATTGCAGTCAG GGTAGCGCTGAGTGGGATGGTTATCGCTCGCCCATCTACTCAGTACGGCCGCTACCGTATGATCAAGCATGGACACGACAAGGGCAATGAGCAGAACCCTAAGAG ATTTAACTTGCTGGCCAAGACGAGGAGAACATGGAAGCAGGATGGCATGAACACACTGGAGTACCAGCTGCTTTCCAAGAAACTCCACCCCCTCTACACAAATATCACTGTCTTCATTGGCACTGAAAAGGGAATGCGCCATTCCATGTGA